From a single Marinobacter sp. ANT_B65 genomic region:
- a CDS encoding acetyl-CoA hydrolase/transferase C-terminal domain-containing protein, with product MATSNGQRIDDTERCVDEVIRRVGKTIKLGLPLGIGKPLRFVNALYQRAKDDPEIDLQIFTALSLLAPSGSSSLEKRFMGPFAESLYGDIPDLQYARDVSNNQLPPNVQVSEFFFKAGSALKNKSQQRHYISTNYTHAARDLMNRGINVVAQMVSPGELHGAPGMVSLSCNPDLTLDLLLMLREQAAAGTPVAVVGEINRQLPWFGRDAAIAEDQFDMVFEHEPSEYPLFSAPQMAISPADHLIGFYASTLLKDGGTLQVGIGSLGAALVHSALLRHKNNDAWKAVFDYLEVAGHFPLVEQEGGTGPFRKGLYGCSEMMVDGFLYLMQEGVLRREVYDHADIQILVNNGDIDSKVSLATLDVLRREGLVDSPLRARDVAWLTRYGILRSEVEFRDGRLRVGEHLLDGDLDKTEARDAIAALALGERLSGGVVMHGGFYLGPRKFYQLLRELTDADRDRICMTSVNFINHLYDHHFGNQRLKAAQRIHSRFINTAMMYTLSGAAVSDGLEDGRVISGVGGQYNFVSMAHELPGARSIIALRSTRKAGGAVVSNIVFNYGHCTIPRHLRDVVVTEYGIADLRGQPDEQVYLRLIRIADSRFQQELLSRAQKAGKVSADFRLPASWKNNTPEAIAKLFSETGCSEWFPAFPFGRDFTDQELVLGKALKKLKSETATGRGKLSTLLQAFRARDEAGRYTELLQRMGLSQPSGLREKLEQRLVIHGLKLTETTPDTGNPKP from the coding sequence ATGGCGACAAGCAACGGGCAGCGTATAGATGACACGGAGCGTTGCGTGGATGAAGTGATTCGCCGGGTTGGCAAGACTATCAAGTTGGGTCTGCCCCTGGGGATCGGGAAGCCACTCCGCTTCGTGAACGCGCTTTATCAGAGAGCAAAGGATGACCCGGAGATAGATCTTCAGATATTCACCGCGCTCTCACTGCTGGCACCTTCAGGTAGTTCTTCACTGGAAAAGCGGTTTATGGGGCCGTTTGCGGAAAGTCTCTATGGAGATATCCCGGATTTGCAGTATGCCCGGGACGTCAGCAACAATCAGTTGCCCCCGAATGTTCAGGTTTCAGAGTTTTTTTTCAAGGCTGGTAGCGCTCTGAAAAATAAAAGCCAGCAGCGCCATTACATATCCACTAACTACACGCATGCGGCCCGTGACCTTATGAATCGGGGAATCAATGTGGTCGCCCAGATGGTGTCGCCGGGAGAGTTGCATGGTGCCCCGGGCATGGTGAGTCTGAGCTGTAACCCTGATCTGACTCTGGATTTGCTGCTGATGTTAAGAGAGCAGGCGGCGGCTGGCACTCCAGTGGCGGTTGTGGGCGAAATCAATCGCCAGTTACCCTGGTTTGGTCGCGACGCTGCTATCGCAGAAGACCAGTTTGATATGGTGTTTGAGCATGAGCCTTCGGAATACCCCTTGTTTTCCGCTCCCCAGATGGCAATAAGTCCGGCAGATCATCTGATTGGCTTTTATGCCAGTACCTTGCTGAAAGATGGTGGCACCTTGCAGGTGGGTATAGGTTCGCTTGGCGCGGCGCTGGTTCATAGCGCTCTTCTGCGTCATAAGAATAATGATGCCTGGAAGGCTGTTTTCGATTATCTCGAGGTTGCCGGGCATTTCCCTCTGGTGGAACAGGAAGGCGGAACCGGGCCGTTCAGAAAAGGCCTCTACGGTTGCAGTGAGATGATGGTGGATGGCTTTTTGTATCTCATGCAGGAGGGCGTCCTCCGGCGTGAAGTATATGACCATGCAGATATTCAAATACTTGTTAACAATGGTGATATTGATAGCAAAGTGTCCCTGGCTACACTGGATGTGCTGCGCCGGGAAGGACTTGTTGATTCACCGTTGCGAGCGCGCGATGTTGCCTGGCTGACACGCTACGGAATTCTTCGCAGTGAGGTTGAGTTCAGGGATGGCCGGCTGCGAGTAGGTGAGCATTTACTGGACGGCGATCTGGATAAGACTGAAGCCAGGGATGCCATTGCGGCTCTGGCACTCGGGGAGCGATTGAGCGGTGGTGTTGTCATGCATGGCGGCTTTTACCTGGGGCCCCGGAAGTTTTATCAGCTCCTGCGTGAACTCACGGATGCGGATCGTGACCGTATCTGTATGACCAGCGTTAACTTTATCAATCACCTGTATGATCATCACTTCGGCAATCAGCGTCTTAAGGCTGCGCAGCGTATACATAGCCGTTTTATTAATACTGCAATGATGTACACACTTAGTGGTGCTGCTGTTTCGGACGGGCTTGAAGATGGCCGGGTTATAAGCGGTGTGGGTGGACAGTACAACTTTGTATCCATGGCCCATGAACTCCCGGGGGCACGCTCCATCATCGCGCTGCGCAGTACCCGCAAGGCTGGGGGGGCAGTTGTCTCGAACATTGTATTCAATTACGGTCATTGTACTATCCCCCGCCATCTTCGGGACGTCGTTGTCACCGAATACGGCATTGCCGACCTGCGGGGGCAGCCAGATGAGCAAGTCTATCTGCGCCTGATTCGTATCGCAGATTCGCGCTTTCAACAGGAACTGCTCAGTCGGGCGCAGAAAGCCGGTAAGGTCAGTGCAGATTTCCGGCTGCCGGCCAGTTGGAAAAACAACACGCCAGAGGCTATTGCGAAGCTGTTTTCAGAAACCGGGTGCAGTGAATGGTTTCCGGCGTTTCCCTTTGGTCGGGATTTTACCGATCAGGAGCTGGTGCTGGGCAAGGCGCTCAAGAAACTCAAGTCTGAAACGGCCACTGGCCGTGGTAAACTGTCGACCCTCCTGCAGGCTTTTCGAGCCAGAGATGAGGCGGGTCGTTATACCGAATTGTTACAACGTATGGGTCTGAGCCAGCCTTCCGGGCTGCGTGAGAAACTGGAGCAGCGTCTCGTGATCCATGGCCTGAAATTGACTGAAACTACACCGGATACAGGAAACCCAAAACCCTGA
- a CDS encoding NADP(H)-dependent aldo-keto reductase, with product MQTRKLGNTDIDVSLICLGTMTWGEQNTEQDAFEQLDYATSEGVNFIDAAEMYPVPPRPETQGLTETCLGNWLAKRNRRDDLVIASKVAGPGNGLSYLRNGPRLTREHIIEACDASLKRLQTDYIDLYQVHWPDRNTNFFGKLGYEHDPQEKFTPIEETLAALGELVDAGKVRHIGVSNETPWGVMEYLRLAGEKGLPRIVSIQNPYNLLNRSFEVGTAEIAHREQTGLLAYSPLAFGMLSGKYMGGKWPEKARLTLYERFSRYTNERSADATRAYVELARQNNLSPVQMALAYVNSRGFVTSNIIGATTMEQLQENIGSHSVDLSPDTLEAIEAIHQEFTYPCP from the coding sequence ATGCAAACCCGAAAGCTTGGCAATACCGACATTGACGTCAGCCTGATTTGCCTGGGAACCATGACCTGGGGCGAGCAGAACACTGAGCAGGATGCTTTTGAACAACTGGATTACGCTACCTCTGAGGGTGTGAATTTTATTGATGCCGCGGAGATGTATCCGGTGCCGCCACGACCGGAAACCCAGGGGCTGACTGAAACCTGTCTGGGTAACTGGCTTGCTAAGCGCAACCGGCGCGATGACCTCGTGATCGCCTCGAAAGTCGCAGGACCGGGCAACGGATTGAGTTATCTGCGTAATGGCCCGCGTCTGACTCGTGAGCACATTATTGAAGCCTGTGATGCCAGCCTGAAGCGCCTGCAGACCGATTATATTGACCTGTACCAGGTACACTGGCCGGATCGCAATACCAACTTTTTCGGTAAGCTCGGTTATGAGCATGATCCGCAAGAGAAGTTTACGCCGATAGAGGAAACACTGGCGGCTCTCGGTGAGCTGGTGGATGCGGGGAAAGTCCGGCATATCGGTGTTTCTAATGAGACGCCCTGGGGTGTGATGGAATATCTGCGCCTGGCCGGGGAAAAAGGCTTGCCGAGGATTGTCAGTATTCAGAACCCATACAATTTGCTGAACCGGTCTTTTGAAGTTGGTACAGCCGAGATTGCACACAGGGAGCAGACCGGCTTACTGGCGTATTCACCTTTGGCATTCGGTATGCTGTCTGGCAAATACATGGGTGGAAAATGGCCTGAAAAAGCCCGCCTGACGCTTTATGAGCGGTTCAGTCGCTACACCAATGAGCGCAGTGCGGATGCAACCCGCGCATATGTCGAGCTTGCCCGGCAGAATAATCTGTCTCCGGTTCAAATGGCTTTGGCCTACGTGAATAGCCGGGGCTTTGTTACCAGTAATATTATTGGTGCCACTACCATGGAGCAGTTGCAGGAAAACATAGGTTCGCACAGTGTGGATCTCAGCCCCGATACGCTGGAAGCGATTGAGGCGATTCACCAGGAATTCACCTATCCCTGTCCTTGA